CTCTCAAAAGAAACGCCACAGATATGAATGAAagcatgaaatttaaaatacataattcaaattaactGATGTTTACTGTGTAACATGTCGACACAGAAGTAAAGTAGGAGAAGCTTGAGCTTTGCAAGGATCTCCCGGACGCATGATATGATGACGTGAAGTTAGATTGAACTCATAACAGAATAAAATCAATGGAAGCCTAGAGATCTCCTACAAACTGCAATCTGCAGACGCAATGAACGGAAGTGTGAGCCTACAGCAGCTATTATACATTCCACGATCAGTTCATAAATCGACTGGGGAACATGTTAACCACATATTATACAACATTATACAATGGCGCATTTTTCACCCTAACTTATAGTATTACCTAGAAGTGGCTCAGATAGTATCTGCAAAAACAGGAAACCATGGTGGTGCATATAAGCTTAGAGTAGATAAAACAGAGTAACCAAGTGTAACACACTTCAGAAAAAGGATCACCCACTTGCGCATGACCAAAGTTTTAGATTCAAAAAAATGATCAAAAGATCTTCCATTCAATCTATTCAAAAGATAATTGACACATGGCTTCTCTTCAAGTACACAACACTGTGAAATGTAAAGCATTTGGAATCCgatgagaataaaaaaatactatttgaGGCATTACCATCATAGTCACTTCCATTTTCTCCTCTGAAGTAGTTTCCCGGCCTCCATTTCCATGCAAACGCTTGTAATTTCAAACCCCTACATCATCCACCTTAACTCACGGTATTGCCGCATCTAATTGTGAAATTGAATACCCCTTTGAATGATCTGGTAGAAACACTGCTTTAAATCAAACTTGGGAGTTCAAAGCTACCAAACATTAAGAGCAATAGCCATGTTTCACATCAAATTCAATATGCAAGCTCTCATATTTGTACCATGGTTATGCTAAGACTTTCACTGTTTTTCACTCACAAGAGCAAAACATGGCATAACCAGATACCGCTTAAAAGTTCATGTTAAAAGTAGCATAACCTTTGCACAATTCAATCATGTCCATCATATAGAATTAGCAAAACCGTGCACAATTCAATCACGTCCATCATATAGAACTAGCAAAACCTTTGCACAATTCAATCATGTCCATCAAAGAGAACAAACACAATCTTTGCACAGTTCAATCATATCCATCATATAGAACTAGCACAAGCTTTGCACAATCAAATCGACATAAAACATGTACCTCAAATTTGCATGGTAATCATTAGTTCTCCTTACAAACTCACAGGTTCTTTACATGCTACtgagtataatattttaaaatacactttaaTCCCTTGTACATAAACGAAAAAACATGGCAGAACCagatatcatttaaaaattcatgctAAAAAAGGTGAGGTGTAAATTTGTAAATCTGAACTTCTTACAAATACTACATATTTAAATGACTAGAAAAAAGGTATAATTAATCTACTATGAAAGCTTTCCTCACTTGAAAGGACTTCGTGCAGCAGTCTGACAAAATTCACCACGGGCTAGAAAATACTTCTGCCATCATCATACAGAATTAGCTCAACCTTCGCACAATTTAATCACccaatcaaatcaaaataaaacaagtaTCTCATATTTTTATGGTCATTCAAATCAAAAACAAGTATCTCATATTTGTATGGTCATTCGTGAATATCTAAGATACTTTTTTAAGAAGCAACAAGAAAAATTCATCACGAGGGAGTATAGTGAACCCTGCCCAAGCAAAATATAAGGCAACgacaaatgaaaaagaaaaaaccaatTTCATGAAATTAACTAAAAGTAGAAAAAGTACATGGTAATCATTAGTTCTCCTTACAAATTCACAGGTTCTTTACATGCTACTGTGTAGAATATTTTGACATACACTTTAATCCCTTGTACATAAACGAACCTGCAAACTTACGGCCCTTTTCCTACTATTTTTCTACAGACCTACCCAACCAAACCCTGCCCCGCCcctgaaggaaaagaaaagaaagacaAAGGAAGGAAACTCAGCTCTTGGCCCTTATGGTCCTCTCTCAAAAACCAAGAGATGCGACTGAGAAAGCAACCCTTACCTAATCTTTCATTTTACCAACCatacaaatagaaaaaagaGACAAAATAAAAGTAAACTAGTAATCTACGAGGCTGCAAATACCATATCCATTACAAAGTAGTAGAATTTGCTCACTAGCCTTCCCCTCAAAGCCTACTCGAGGAATGGCTTCAGCTAATGTGGGACAGACAAATCATCATCTCCAACAGTCTCTGAGCTTGTTCCAACTATCTGACTCTGACATTCATCCTTCTCAATCAATAAGCCATCTGTACTTTCATGTGTTGCTACATGGGTTTTTGATTCATCATTTCTATCAATCATTTCATTCTCACCACTTTCTTTTGTATCCACGGCATCATTTTCTTTGGCAAAAACCTCGTCTGGCAAACACAGTTGTGTTGCTAATTCACCCTTCTGCTCATTGTTCTCTTCCTTCACTTCATTGTTAAACACAAAGCCACCCCCCATTTCATTACCTTTGATCTCATCCTGATTCACAACCACCACATTCGGAACAGACTCTTCCATAAAAGCATCATCTTCAGCTTCGGATACTCCATCATTGTCTAACTTAGCAGTAGCACTGGCATCAATGTCTCCATTTCTCTCACTTTCCAGCATGGAATCAACTATCTCAACATTATTCTCAATTCCCATAACAGGTAAATCTGATCCCCCATCGCTTTCATTATCAGACCCATTCTCCACCACTTCCTCATTGACGTCTTCCACAACCTGGTTCTGCCTCTCAAGAAACAGTAACCTCCTCCGTAGATCACCCAACTCCCTCTCCATTAGGAAAAGGCGCTCCCTCAATGTCAAATTCTCTTCCTCCAATTGTGCTATATGGGAATCCTGATCATCTACCCTATTCTCCAACACATTGTTATACTCACCACCTCCATAATTCGGATATATCATCTCAAACCGGCTCAAATCATGGTCGAGCCTCCTTTCTACCTCCACATGTTCCTCTACATCACTCTCACTAGACCCACCACCACCAtcctcttcatcttcatcatcatgAACATCTCGAAGCCTAATCAAACCCTTCATTGACCCATATCCATCAACACCCCACTCTTCCTTCGCCATATCCCCCAACATCTCCCTCGAAGGAGACAATATAGGGGTAGGAAGCACAGCCGGGGTAACAGGACAAGGCGACACAAGCGATGCAATACCACCGGACTTCTTAGCACGAATAATAAAGGAAGTCGTATTCCTGGGCGCATAAGGCGCAAATCTAGGATTAAACTTCTTCTTAGGATAAAACTTACGTGCTTTCAAACGATTCTGAGATTGCAACTCATGAAGAGTTGGTGGTTGGTAACCGACACTGCTGTTCGGAATACCGATGGAAATGCTTTGGTTAGGTTTTTCCATTCTCCTAATATCTTTGCGCTTATCACTAACCTTCTTTCCCTTCCAGTTATTATTACTTCGTCCAGGTTTCGAAGGAGGGAAATTAGGTTTCATATTAGGGTTCTGAAACTTCATGTTAGGGTCCAGAGGAAGCTGTTGAGACCAAACCTTATTATAACCACGATTCATCATCTGAGGCTGATTCTGATTCATCATAATCTGAGATGTCTTCATCTGCGGTTGAGGTTGTTGATTCATTCCTTGATTGTGTGTGTGAGAAAGTAACTGAGTCTGAGACTGGTTAATTACCTGAGGCTGATTCATCATCGGAACTTGATTCATCATCTGAGGCTGGTTCATCTGGTTCaaattcatcatcatcttcgATTGATCGTTCATCGTAACCAAACCCTAAGTGCGTCTAACGAATTCTTGCAATTTCGATTAATAGTTAAGAGCGAAAATATTATCACCGATCAGAAAATTCTTGATCGGCGGCGAATTGGAGATCGATTCGAAACCCTAAATCTCTTTTTCTCTAATTTAGAACTGTGAGATATTGGGATTAAATTTTCAAGAAATTAACCTATCTAAGGGTGAAACCGTTTTCGCATATGTAGATTTCACAAACCTATAGATTGAGAAAACCCtggttttgattattaaattttttttctgatttaCTATTCTCGAAAAATGTGGTTATCGTTGTTTCTTGAAGTGATCGTGCGAACAGAAGGGGGTTATATAATGGGTTGGGAATAAAGTGGGCGGCTAGATTTTGATCCGACAAACGGACGGTTTGGATTTCATATGCGTGATGAACACGCGTCAATAGCGCCTAAAAGATCGATTCTTGATTtctcctttattttatttttaatttttaatttaatagtaatatttttctttaattaatttaataatattaattttttatttgagtgtACGTGTAACGTCATTGATAACATAAGTTACTACATATGATTTAATTGATAtggaataataaaattataaacaaaatagttTAAACGGGAACAGAAAgtatagatattttataataaaaaatcaattacttaaatgaataaagaaagataaattgtaaaattaaaaggaaaaattcacaccaaattttcatatttaatttatacatagTATAAAAGTATAGAGTTTTACATAGTGACATGGATTAATGATATAAGGAGCTcagtttgattttaatttcttttttatatcaaaaacaatttaataGGTATTGAGGATGACATAATGGGTTCAAATGTGataaactcaaatttaaatttttgttaaaaaatatatttatatttaatgcgTCTTGAATTATTATCTCTAATATAAAATACCTCTAAGAAATcataaaaagaataaagaactcttcatgttcaattaaaataaaaaaacttaattgttatAGTTTGTCTTcaatgatataaatattttaggttCATTATGTGTTTTCATATCCTGTCGGATGTAGAGCTTCTTTGAAACGGGTCATGACCACCACAAACTTTCCAAAAATTCTCAATAATTCTTTTAAGACATGATTGTTCATGAGgtcatttaaattaattttggagtcatttatcttctttttttcgatttggtcttttatttaattttattacaaaaatttaaaaatataaataataaaaatatgagtttatttaaagattttaattataaatatgataaaatttacattctaatgaagatgataattaattttatttaaagatttacattctaataaaaatatgataaaattctAATGAAGATGATAAAATTCTAATGAAGATGATAAAGATTTACATTCTAATGAAGatgataaaaatatgataaaatttacattctaataaaaatatgagtttatttaaagattttaattattaaatattttagtttttttcttttaatattttactgACATGAAAAGTTTATCGAGATAGTTTTGATGTTCAAGTTCTTAAAATAATCTTGCAACTCATATACCTATTAGGATTGGGGTTCCATTTCATTAAATTACTTGAAAATATAAGGAAACGTTTGATTTAGTCTTTCAATTATACAAATGTGGCCATATATATGCATTCCCCCATAACagatcaaaatataataatcgAAAAAATGATATCTTGTCAAATTTCTCTTATTGgagattttaattaattgaattatcCATTTCAACACTATCACTATTACACATTtcctatttaaataattttaaaagtggTTTAATTATATTccatttgattatttaaaatgatatcTCATCGCATAtcttatttatctattttaatttacaaggattatatatgtttttagtcCTAAAATAACTATGATCTTTTAAGTTTAGTTATTTACAAAAATGTATCCACTTTTATTCCATATATTAATGATTTTACAGAGACTTTTTTTAAGGACTAAAagtattaacttttttaattttttttaaataggaactaaaagtgaataaaataatgtttttaaagagtaaaaatttaaattttttataaaaaaataaaaaaacaaataaatagtcGTTTTTTGGAAACAGCTACAATAAAAGGAAgcgtttaaaataaaataaaaatgactttatttttagaataaaatgtttttttttcttcttgtagaGAGTGCTTAATAAAAACATCTAGCAACCAGGATTTTGACCAATGATAGTATGTCgtattcaaaaaattgaaaataaacaaTAGACGCTAAAGAAGGAGTCTGTCTCCAATGCACAATCCATCTGTCAATCAATCCGTGCCACATTCTCAAACAACGGGCTCTCAAAAGAAACGCCACAGATATGAATGAAagcatgaaatttaaaatacataattcaaattaactGATGTTTACTGTGTAACATGTCGACACAGAAGTAAAGTAGGAGAAGCTTGAGCTTTGCAAGGATCTCCCGGACGCATGATATGATGACGTGAAGTTAGATTGAACTCATAACAGAATAAAATCAATGGAAGCCTAGAGATCTCCTACAAACTGCAATCTGCAGACGCAATGAACGGAAGTGTGAGCCTACAGCAGCTATTATACATTCCACGATCAGTTCATAAATCGACTGGGGAACATGTTAACCACATATTATACAACATTATACAATGGCGCATTTTTCACCCTAACTTATAGTATTACCTAGAAGTGGCTCAGATAGTATCTGCAAAAACAGGAAACCATGGTGGTGCATATAAGCTTAGAGTAGATAAAACAGAGTAACCAAGTGTAACACACTTCAGAAAAAGGATCACCCACTTGCGCATGACCAAAGTTTTAGATTCAAAAAAATGATCAAAAGATCTTCCATTCAATCTATTCAAAAGATAATTGACACATGGCTTCTCTTCAAGTACACAACACTGTGAAATGTAAAGCATTTGGAATCCgatgagaataaaaaaatactatttgaGGCATTACCATCATAGTCACTTCCATTTTCTCCTCTGAAGTAGTTTCCCGGCCTCCATTTCCATGCAAACGCTTGTAATTTCAAACCCCTACATCATCCACCTTAACTCACGGTATTGCCGCATCTAATTGTGAAATTGAATACCCCTTTGAATGATCTGGTAGAAACACTGCTTTAAATCAAACTTGGGAGTTCAAAGCTACCAAACATTAAGAGCAATAGCCATGTTTCACATCAAATTCAATATGCAAGCTCTCATATTTGTACCATGGTTATGCTAAGACTTTCACTGTTTTTCACTCACAAGAGCAAAACATGGCATAACCAGATACCGCTTAAAAGTTCATGTTAAAAGTAGCATAACCTTTGCACAATTCAATCATGTCCATCAAAGAGAACAAACACAATCTTTGCACAGTTCAATCATATCCATCATATAGAACTAGCACAAGCTTTGCACAATCAAATCGACATAAAACATGTACCTCAAATTTGCATGGTAATCATTAGTTCTCCTTACAAACTCACAGGTTCTTTACATGCTACtgagtataatattttaaaatacactttaaTCCCTTGTACATAAACGAAAAAACATGGCAGAACCagatatcatttaaaaattcatgctAAAAAAGGTGAGGTGTAAATTTGTAAATCTGAACTTCTTACAAATACTACATATTTAAATGACTAGAAAAAAGGTATAATTAATCTACTATGAAAGCTTTCCTCACTTGAAAGGACTTCGTGCAGCAGTCTGACAAAATTCACCACGGGCTAGAAAATACTTCTGCCATCATCATACAGAATTAGCTCAACCTTCGCACAATTTAATCACccaatcaaatcaaaataaaacaagtaTCTCATATTTTTATGGTCATTCAAATCAAAAACAAGTATCTCATATTTGTATGGTCATTCGTGAATATCTAAGATACTTTTTTAAGAAGCAACAAGAAAAATTCATCACGAGGGAGTATAGTGAACCCTGCCCAAGCAAAATATAAGGCAACgacaaatgaaaaagaaaaaaccaatTTCATGAAATTAACTAAAAGTAGAAAAAGTACATGGTAATCATTAGTTCTCCTTACAAATTCACAGGTTCTTTACATGCTACTGTGTAGAATATTTTGACATACACTTTAATCCCTTGTACATAAACGAACCTGCAAACTTACGGCCCTTTTCCTACTATTTTTCTACAGACCTACCCAACCAAACCCTGCCCCGCCcctgaaggaaaagaaaagaaagacaAAGGAAGGAAACTCAGCTCTTGGCCCTTATGGTCCTCTCTCAAAAACCAAGAGATGCGACTGAGAAAGCAACCCTTACCTAATCTTTCATTTTACCAACCatacaaatagaaaaaagaGACAAAATAAAAGTAAACTAGTAATCTACGAGGCTGCAAATACCATATCCATTACAAAGTAGTAGAATTTGCTCACTAGCCTTCCCCTCAAAGCCTACTCGAGGAATGGCTTCAGCTAATGTGGGACAGACAAATCATCATCTCCAACAGTCTCTGAGCTTGTTCCAACTATCTGACTCTGACATTCATCCTTCTCAATCAATAAGCCATCTGTACTTTCATGTGTTGCTACATGGGTTTTTGATTCATCATTTCTATCAATCATTTCATTCTCACCACTTTCTTTTGTATCCACGGCATCATTTTCTTTGGCAAAAACCTCGTCTGGCAAACACAGTTGTGTTGCTAATTCACCCTTCTGCTCATTGTTCTCTTCCTTCACTTCATTGTTAAACACAAAGCCACCCCCCATTTCATTACCTTTGATCTCATCCTGATTCACAACCACCACATTCGGAACAGACTCTTCCATAAAAGCATCATCTTCAGCTTCGGATACTCCATCATTGTCTAACTTAGCAGTAGCACTGGCATCAATGTCTCCATTTCTCTCACTTTCCAGCATGGAATCAACTATCTCAACATTATTCTCAATTCCCATAACAGGTAAATCTGATCCCCCATCGCTTTCATTATCAGACCCATTCTCCACCACTTCCTCATTGACGTCTTCCACAACCTGGTTCTGCCTCTCAAGAAACAGTAACCTCCTCCGTAGATCACCCAACTCCCTCTCCATTAGGAAAAGGCGCTCCCTCAATGTCAAATTCTCTTCCTCCAATTGTGCTATATGGGAATCCTGATCATCTACCCTATTCTCCAACACATTGTTATACTCACCACCTCCATAATTCGGATATATCATCTCAAACCGGCTCAAATCATGGTCGAGCCTCCTTTCTACCTCCACA
The genomic region above belongs to Cicer arietinum cultivar CDC Frontier isolate Library 1 chromosome 4, Cicar.CDCFrontier_v2.0, whole genome shotgun sequence and contains:
- the LOC101489415 gene encoding uncharacterized protein, giving the protein MNDQSKMMMNLNQMNQPQMMNQVPMMNQPQVINQSQTQLLSHTHNQGMNQQPQPQMKTSQIMMNQNQPQMMNRGYNKVWSQQLPLDPNMKFQNPNMKPNFPPSKPGRSNNNWKGKKVSDKRKDIRRMEKPNQSISIGIPNSSVGYQPPTLHELQSQNRLKARKFYPKKKFNPRFAPYAPRNTTSFIIRAKKSGGIASLVSPCPVTPAVLPTPILSPSREMLGDMAKEEWGVDGYGSMKGLIRLRDVHDDEDEEDGGGGSSESDVEEHVEVERRLDHDLSRFEMIYPNYGGGEYNNVLENRVDDQDSHIAQLEEENLTLRERLFLMERELGDLRRRLLFLERQNQVVEDVNEEVVENGSDNESDGGSDLPVMGIENNVEIVDSMLESERNGDIDASATAKLDNDGVSEAEDDAFMEESVPNVVVVNQDEIKGNEMGGGFVFNNEVKEENNEQKGELATQLCLPDEVFAKENDAVDTKESGENEMIDRNDESKTHVATHESTDGLLIEKDECQSQIVGTSSETVGDDDLSVPH